In a genomic window of Pelotomaculum thermopropionicum SI:
- a CDS encoding Uncharacterized protein (involved in DNA repair): MYTEDELLPVSALQHIVFCERQWGLIHLEQVWAENVLTVQGQIMHERVHEAEQEFRGDVVVARGVALRSLRLGLAGKADVVEFIKLARGGPQGGIIIEGRPGRWMPVPVEYKLGKPKLDRSDEVQLCAQALCLEEMLGVKIERGEIYYGRPRRRSVVLLDDSLREATEAAAYRLHELMRAGQTPKAVYRKACRSCSLYGFLHRDRPGRPSLALDIMEELRPVIADRLALTLVNRKQIAPKGFKKTETGAVMMDERTRKEVLEAYQNRKRDEVLHPFINEKVKIGLLPHIQALLLARHLRGDIDDYPPYRWK, from the coding sequence ATGTATACCGAAGATGAACTTCTGCCGGTATCTGCACTGCAGCATATAGTCTTTTGTGAACGCCAGTGGGGGCTTATTCACCTTGAACAGGTCTGGGCGGAAAACGTCTTGACGGTGCAGGGTCAGATCATGCACGAAAGAGTTCATGAGGCTGAGCAGGAGTTTCGAGGTGACGTGGTGGTTGCCAGAGGGGTGGCCTTGAGGTCTCTCAGGTTGGGGTTGGCAGGCAAAGCTGACGTTGTAGAGTTCATTAAACTGGCTCGGGGCGGTCCGCAAGGCGGTATCATTATTGAGGGGCGGCCGGGCCGGTGGATGCCGGTGCCTGTAGAATACAAGCTCGGAAAGCCTAAACTGGATCGCAGCGATGAGGTTCAGCTGTGCGCTCAGGCTCTCTGCCTGGAAGAGATGTTAGGCGTAAAAATTGAGCGCGGAGAGATATATTACGGTCGGCCGCGCCGTAGAAGCGTGGTTTTGCTTGATGATTCTCTGCGGGAGGCAACAGAGGCGGCGGCGTATCGCTTGCACGAACTGATGAGAGCGGGGCAAACACCGAAAGCTGTTTACAGGAAGGCATGCAGGAGTTGCTCTCTTTACGGGTTCTTGCACCGGGACAGGCCTGGAAGGCCAAGTCTGGCTCTGGATATTATGGAAGAGCTAAGGCCTGTGATTGCTGATAGGCTGGCTTTAACCCTGGTTAACCGTAAGCAAATTGCCCCGAAAGGCTTTAAGAAAACTGAGACCGGAGCCGTTATGATGGATGAAAGAACGAGAAAGGAGGTCCTGGAAGCATACCAAAACAGAAAGAGAGATGAGGTTTTACATCCTTTTATTAATGAGAAAGTAAAAATTGGACTGTTGCCTCACATACAGGCTTTATTATTGGCCCGGCACTTGCGCGGTGACATTGATGATTATCCTCCGTATCGTTGGAAATGA
- a CDS encoding Uncharacterized protein (involved in DNA repair): MDKHCDPKKRHDFVYLFEVINGNPNGDPDAGNMPRVDPQTFNGIVTDVCIKRKIRNYVSLVHQVPVYIQSEMALNTLARDVLRKKNVMAVEADVTEYIRDEELLSWMQDNVSDYVEVVSKEENGKTNYTAYFVGDISILTGRNGINNVIADVKEQTEIPDWIQPNLSKILEKLQSATKGQKLTAEVRSKIKTTMASEFYDIRMFGAVLTMGTNAGQVLGPVQITFARSVSPVFPMNLTITRTAITRESDRLRKQTEMGQKPIIPYGLYVAHGFYNPKLAEKLNPGSELLVKEDDLKLLWEALCNMFEYDRSASRGEMACRGLYIFTHEDEKGYGKAPAHKLFELVKITERDPGRPQRSFDDYTVMLEDKMPPGITLTRLP, encoded by the coding sequence ATGGATAAACATTGCGATCCTAAGAAAAGGCATGATTTTGTATATCTTTTTGAAGTTATTAACGGCAATCCTAACGGCGATCCTGATGCAGGCAACATGCCGCGCGTGGATCCCCAAACCTTTAACGGTATAGTAACCGATGTTTGCATTAAGCGAAAAATTAGAAATTACGTCTCGCTAGTGCATCAGGTGCCGGTATACATCCAGAGCGAGATGGCTTTGAATACTTTGGCCCGCGATGTTTTACGGAAGAAAAACGTTATGGCCGTTGAAGCAGATGTTACAGAGTATATCAGAGACGAAGAGTTGCTATCCTGGATGCAAGATAATGTCTCTGATTATGTAGAAGTAGTATCTAAGGAAGAAAACGGCAAAACCAATTACACTGCCTATTTTGTAGGAGATATTTCAATATTAACCGGCAGAAATGGAATTAACAACGTGATTGCGGATGTGAAGGAACAGACGGAAATTCCTGATTGGATTCAACCAAATTTGAGCAAAATATTGGAAAAATTGCAGTCTGCTACAAAAGGACAAAAATTAACAGCGGAGGTAAGGTCTAAAATAAAAACAACTATGGCTAGTGAGTTCTACGACATCCGCATGTTCGGGGCAGTACTCACCATGGGCACGAATGCCGGCCAGGTGCTCGGGCCGGTGCAGATCACATTTGCCAGGTCTGTTTCCCCGGTATTCCCTATGAACCTGACCATAACAAGAACCGCCATTACAAGAGAGTCTGACAGGCTGAGAAAACAGACCGAAATGGGTCAGAAACCAATTATCCCCTATGGGCTTTACGTTGCTCACGGCTTTTACAATCCAAAGCTGGCGGAAAAGCTGAACCCCGGCTCGGAGCTCCTGGTTAAAGAAGATGACCTGAAATTATTATGGGAGGCCCTGTGCAACATGTTCGAGTACGACCGCTCGGCTTCCAGAGGTGAAATGGCCTGCCGCGGGCTTTATATATTCACTCACGAAGATGAAAAAGGGTATGGAAAAGCACCGGCTCATAAATTATTCGAACTGGTAAAAATTACCGAAAGAGATCCGGGCAGGCCGCAACGCTCATTTGACGATTATACAGTAATGCTGGAAGATAAAATGCCCCCCGGTATTACGCTTACCAGGTTGCCCTAA
- a CDS encoding predicted helicases has protein sequence MFNGQYCSHSKNGLGNRHLLDEHLISAAEMASRFTAPFYRGSFTFLGWMAGLLHDLGKCHPGFQEYLKVVDQGGRGEKVPHSPWGAALAGCLQLPQQLRCLLGLIIYGHHSGLTEPGDYSSKISTYTSKEMLTRMHLFLQSLYNECLLQVPRAASWPDLDAIQLEMLGRMVFSALLDADRLDTEAHFYPEKRRLREKHPSLEELAERLKQDQKLLLEKAARNPTVVNRVRKEVYEACLAAASKKPGFYRLTVPTGGGKTRSSLAYALGHAIFHKKRRIIFVLPYTSIIDQNARVYREILGSEAVLEYHSQTAVPAVGDEEADDPQLLRLQLAEENWDLPVIVTTTVQLLESLFSNKPSRCRKIHRIADSVLIFDEAQTLPPLLLKPTLDVLKDLVENYGTTVVLSTATQPAFNSEFLPDVQGMEFTEIVPDYQKHFELLKRVEYCLLPGQVSLEYLAEELAGHEQVLVIMNTRKEAIRLVDELVRRGRECFHLSTLLCGAHRRVILDEVRRRLDLNKRPGPKSPLLLVSTQVVEAGVDLDFPLVYRAVGPLDRIVQAAGRCNREGRAKSGLVKLFILEGEKAPSGPYKAWFELARVILSERGGAGALNYPDIFKEYFSRLFNLLGGNLDKHGVQELRAELNYPAVAEHYRLIESDTVPVLVKYGEWDKAFRRFELRPSREEWRQLQPYIINIFRREAETYLKDGLITDTGKGVYLWEGLYDETKGISGVFRDPADLII, from the coding sequence ATGTTTAACGGGCAGTACTGTTCTCACAGCAAAAACGGCCTTGGAAACAGGCATCTTTTAGATGAGCATCTTATATCTGCTGCGGAAATGGCGTCCCGGTTCACCGCCCCTTTTTACCGGGGAAGCTTTACCTTTTTGGGATGGATGGCCGGTCTGCTGCATGATCTTGGCAAGTGCCACCCGGGCTTTCAAGAATATTTGAAGGTTGTTGATCAAGGCGGCAGAGGCGAAAAGGTGCCACATTCCCCCTGGGGGGCAGCGCTGGCCGGCTGTTTGCAGCTTCCCCAGCAACTGCGATGCCTTTTAGGACTGATCATTTACGGCCATCATTCAGGGTTAACCGAGCCTGGCGATTACTCGTCCAAGATCTCAACGTACACCTCGAAGGAAATGCTGACCAGGATGCATCTGTTTCTTCAATCCCTGTATAACGAATGTTTGTTGCAAGTTCCTCGCGCGGCATCCTGGCCGGATTTGGACGCAATTCAACTGGAGATGCTTGGCAGAATGGTATTTTCGGCATTATTAGATGCGGACAGGCTGGATACCGAGGCCCATTTTTACCCTGAAAAGAGACGCCTGCGCGAAAAACACCCCAGCTTGGAAGAATTGGCTGAACGTCTTAAACAGGATCAAAAATTGCTGCTTGAGAAAGCTGCCCGGAACCCTACGGTAGTGAACCGGGTAAGAAAAGAAGTTTATGAAGCGTGCCTTGCTGCAGCATCTAAAAAGCCCGGCTTTTACCGCCTGACGGTGCCAACCGGCGGTGGTAAAACGAGAAGTTCCCTGGCTTATGCACTCGGACACGCGATTTTCCATAAAAAAAGAAGAATTATTTTTGTCCTGCCCTATACAAGCATTATAGATCAGAATGCCAGGGTATACCGGGAAATCCTGGGCAGCGAGGCTGTTCTGGAATACCACAGCCAGACGGCAGTTCCTGCTGTTGGCGATGAGGAAGCGGATGACCCGCAATTGCTCCGCCTGCAATTGGCCGAAGAGAACTGGGACCTTCCCGTAATCGTTACCACGACCGTCCAATTACTGGAAAGCCTGTTTTCTAATAAGCCCTCCAGGTGCAGGAAAATACACAGGATAGCCGACAGCGTTCTGATCTTCGATGAAGCTCAGACTCTCCCGCCCCTCTTGTTAAAACCCACACTCGATGTATTAAAAGACCTGGTGGAAAACTACGGAACAACCGTTGTGCTGTCGACCGCAACCCAGCCTGCGTTCAACTCAGAATTTTTGCCTGATGTGCAGGGGATGGAGTTTACCGAAATAGTTCCCGACTATCAGAAGCACTTCGAGCTTCTTAAAAGGGTGGAGTATTGCCTGCTGCCCGGCCAGGTTTCTCTGGAATATTTAGCGGAGGAACTTGCCGGCCATGAACAGGTACTGGTAATTATGAACACCAGGAAAGAAGCCATACGGCTGGTAGACGAACTGGTCCGGCGGGGAAGGGAGTGCTTTCATCTGTCCACCCTGCTGTGCGGGGCGCACCGCAGGGTAATATTGGACGAGGTCAGGCGCAGGCTGGATTTGAACAAAAGGCCGGGCCCAAAATCGCCTTTACTACTTGTGAGCACCCAGGTGGTGGAAGCCGGGGTGGACCTGGATTTTCCGCTGGTATACAGGGCCGTCGGGCCGCTGGACAGGATTGTCCAGGCGGCAGGCAGGTGCAACAGGGAGGGAAGGGCTAAAAGCGGATTGGTTAAGCTGTTCATCCTGGAGGGCGAGAAGGCTCCGTCTGGCCCCTATAAAGCCTGGTTCGAACTGGCCAGAGTGATTTTGTCCGAGCGAGGAGGGGCCGGTGCACTTAATTACCCGGATATATTCAAAGAGTATTTTTCGAGGCTTTTTAACCTCTTGGGCGGCAACCTTGACAAGCATGGCGTGCAGGAGTTAAGGGCCGAACTGAATTATCCCGCGGTTGCAGAGCATTACCGGTTGATTGAAAGCGACACAGTGCCCGTGTTGGTTAAGTATGGAGAGTGGGACAAAGCTTTCAGACGGTTTGAATTGCGCCCTTCCAGAGAAGAATGGCGCCAGCTTCAGCCTTACATAATAAACATTTTCCGAAGGGAGGCGGAAACATATCTTAAAGATGGACTTATTACCGATACCGGAAAAGGAGTCTACCTGTGGGAAGGCCTGTACGATGAGACCAAAGGAATAAGCGGTGTATTTCGCGATCCGGCCGATCTTATAATTTAG
- a CDS encoding predicted transcriptional regulator yields the protein MPGKVKKDASRGLRLNMIVDWLNKKTPYGGVTVKELAEKFEVSERQVYRDLNTIENYLRVPLVRQENGKAVRVRIESGYLPSLSPEKATVIFLSLLQQKGSALSGHLNEIKDALVSTLFKYHYDPKELAVEKLQKRIHIVEETLAEPEKVGGLFAVLVQSIKDSHRVKIWYYTTHSGEETERVVEPYGLICKHQNWYLVGRCRKRNDIRVFRVDQIKDVFPYTGEHFEYPADFTLTGYMASSWGVINDGKVCRVVIKFDKRIAHRVRNVLYHPSQKIEEELPGGSAVVSFEVCGLAEMTGWLLQWGDMVEVLEPQWLREEMRAMAERVARVYRPGQ from the coding sequence ATGCCGGGTAAAGTGAAAAAAGACGCCTCGCGGGGCTTAAGGCTGAACATGATTGTCGACTGGCTCAACAAAAAGACCCCTTACGGCGGCGTCACCGTCAAAGAACTTGCTGAGAAGTTTGAAGTGAGCGAGCGCCAGGTCTACCGGGACTTAAACACCATCGAAAATTACCTGCGCGTTCCGCTGGTGCGCCAGGAGAACGGCAAAGCCGTGCGCGTGCGCATAGAATCCGGCTACCTGCCCAGTTTAAGCCCGGAGAAGGCAACGGTCATTTTTTTGAGCCTGCTCCAGCAGAAAGGTTCCGCCCTTTCCGGCCACCTCAACGAAATTAAAGACGCCCTCGTATCCACCCTCTTCAAGTACCACTACGATCCCAAAGAACTGGCAGTAGAAAAGCTGCAGAAACGCATCCACATCGTGGAAGAGACCCTGGCCGAGCCGGAGAAGGTGGGCGGCCTTTTTGCCGTTCTCGTGCAGTCTATTAAAGATTCCCACCGGGTAAAAATCTGGTATTACACCACCCACAGCGGTGAGGAAACCGAGCGGGTGGTGGAGCCTTACGGCCTGATCTGCAAGCACCAGAACTGGTACCTGGTCGGGCGGTGCAGGAAAAGAAACGACATCCGGGTTTTCCGGGTCGATCAGATTAAGGATGTCTTTCCGTACACCGGCGAACATTTTGAATATCCTGCGGATTTCACCCTTACCGGTTATATGGCTTCGAGCTGGGGCGTCATCAACGACGGGAAAGTGTGCCGGGTGGTAATTAAATTTGACAAAAGGATTGCCCACCGGGTGAGAAACGTCCTCTATCACCCTTCCCAGAAAATTGAAGAAGAGCTCCCCGGCGGTTCGGCGGTGGTTTCCTTTGAGGTATGCGGCCTTGCCGAAATGACGGGCTGGCTTCTTCAGTGGGGGGACATGGTGGAGGTGCTGGAGCCGCAGTGGCTGCGGGAAGAAATGCGCGCGATGGCGGAAAGGGTCGCCCGGGTCTACCGGCCCGGGCAGTGA
- a CDS encoding predicted HD-superfamily hydrolase: MAELLVNQICPGATVQGTFALKAKKLLPYREAPGHFLAVTLADRTGSVEGRLWEGAEEADSRLKAGDIVTVEALAVAYNGSVQLRIDSIVKENGRIDPAKFIPSAGRLEEAEMKLMQLIDSLTQPYLKALLTHIFSKQDFYEAFSRAPAAAQYHHALLGGLLVHSVTVASAADGVVKDYPGADRDLLVAGAILHDIGKVQEYRCRGTVEQTDEGRLLGHIVSGVLFLDRAIAGVPGFPADLRLKLLHMITSHHGRYEWQSPKRPKFLEAALLHQLDLLDAQADMFSRAAAGREDGDSSWTGWVKGLDRCVYCR, encoded by the coding sequence ATGGCAGAACTGCTTGTTAACCAGATTTGTCCCGGGGCAACCGTACAAGGAACTTTCGCGCTTAAAGCAAAAAAACTTCTTCCCTACCGGGAGGCGCCGGGACATTTCCTGGCCGTTACTCTGGCCGATCGCACCGGCAGCGTTGAGGGGCGGCTCTGGGAAGGGGCCGAGGAAGCAGACTCCCGCCTGAAGGCGGGGGATATTGTTACCGTTGAGGCGCTGGCCGTGGCATACAACGGTTCCGTGCAGTTGCGGATCGATTCAATTGTCAAAGAAAATGGCCGGATTGACCCGGCAAAGTTCATCCCTTCCGCAGGAAGGCTGGAGGAGGCCGAAATGAAGCTTATGCAGCTAATTGATTCTTTAACCCAGCCCTACTTAAAGGCGCTCTTAACGCATATTTTTTCAAAACAGGACTTTTACGAAGCCTTCAGCCGGGCTCCTGCCGCTGCCCAGTACCATCATGCCCTATTGGGCGGGCTTTTGGTCCACAGCGTCACGGTAGCTTCGGCGGCCGACGGCGTGGTTAAAGACTATCCGGGCGCAGACCGGGACCTTCTGGTGGCCGGGGCCATCCTGCACGACATCGGCAAGGTGCAGGAATACCGCTGCCGCGGCACCGTGGAGCAGACCGACGAGGGGCGTCTTTTAGGGCATATTGTTTCCGGCGTGCTGTTTTTAGACCGCGCCATTGCCGGTGTGCCGGGCTTCCCGGCGGACCTGCGCTTAAAGCTTCTGCACATGATTACCAGCCACCACGGGCGCTACGAGTGGCAGTCCCCCAAGCGGCCCAAGTTTTTGGAGGCGGCCCTGCTGCACCAGCTCGACCTGCTGGACGCCCAGGCGGACATGTTCTCCCGCGCTGCAGCGGGGCGGGAAGATGGCGACTCCTCCTGGACCGGCTGGGTGAAAGGGCTGGACCGGTGCGTTTACTGCAGGTAA
- the SufI gene encoding putative multicopper oxidases → MPKRYFWSLFATDGFINLPTDPTGTAPREKVYVFGFVGGLFKTQPIDVMGRPTGPVKTVNPQFDPAIPENLDKLRGTAVIPAPRIDLEVGDELYLTLTNLGFFLTEPPILDVHTIHIHGAHIATQLDGVPETSFGLPVTPPGMPGITITYYFKPERPGTYFYHCHQEASEHIQMGMYGALIVYPSMESLARAGIRKDPKTGEWFFHGVRQVQIPRTATNRNFAYDDINTFFNSDWVLLFSDIDSAWHRAVFEQADFNPVNYKPDWWLVNGRAFPDTLLPVSLPEDLVPGFGYSIPAGYETYVRVSTGAGGIKPPDKFLLRMSNLGYQPVPFHVHGWHGLIIGKDTDPRVADMKNPAHQMNFTTLVGSGESYDVLYTADDKRDLYADYIFCGKAGFPSLKQQIEEATARSIAAGTFIPPFPGATDLWAAIILETGLKQGNFIPPYNWAAWNYGSGEADGFFFPQFYLAHNHDDYKVTNNGVYPGGQLIFIETDYPGSNYKATPPIVKERPHVCPKKPIP, encoded by the coding sequence ATGCCCAAAAGATATTTCTGGAGTTTATTTGCCACAGACGGTTTTATAAACCTGCCCACCGATCCCACGGGGACTGCGCCCCGTGAAAAGGTTTACGTTTTCGGCTTTGTAGGAGGGCTGTTCAAAACCCAGCCAATCGACGTCATGGGCAGGCCCACGGGCCCTGTCAAAACAGTCAACCCGCAATTCGATCCGGCCATACCGGAAAACCTGGATAAACTGAGGGGAACGGCAGTAATCCCGGCACCAAGGATCGATCTGGAAGTCGGCGACGAGCTTTACCTTACTCTCACCAACCTCGGGTTCTTTCTCACCGAACCGCCGATACTGGACGTTCACACCATCCATATTCACGGGGCTCACATAGCCACCCAGCTCGACGGCGTCCCTGAAACATCATTTGGCTTGCCCGTAACTCCGCCAGGCATGCCCGGCATTACCATAACCTACTATTTTAAACCGGAACGGCCCGGCACCTATTTCTATCACTGCCACCAGGAGGCTTCCGAGCATATCCAGATGGGCATGTACGGAGCGCTGATCGTCTATCCCTCCATGGAAAGCCTGGCCAGGGCCGGTATTCGCAAAGATCCCAAAACCGGCGAGTGGTTCTTTCACGGGGTACGGCAGGTACAGATTCCAAGAACGGCCACCAACAGGAACTTCGCCTACGACGACATCAATACTTTCTTCAACAGCGACTGGGTCCTGCTCTTTTCAGACATTGACTCCGCCTGGCACAGGGCGGTTTTCGAGCAGGCCGATTTCAACCCCGTAAACTACAAGCCCGACTGGTGGCTGGTAAACGGCCGCGCCTTCCCGGACACACTGCTGCCGGTCAGCCTGCCTGAAGACCTTGTGCCCGGCTTCGGTTACAGCATCCCGGCAGGGTATGAAACCTACGTCAGGGTTTCTACAGGTGCCGGCGGCATCAAACCGCCCGACAAATTCCTTTTGCGCATGAGCAATCTGGGCTATCAGCCGGTTCCTTTCCACGTTCACGGCTGGCACGGTCTAATAATCGGCAAGGATACAGACCCGAGGGTGGCCGACATGAAAAACCCCGCCCACCAGATGAACTTCACCACCCTGGTCGGCTCCGGGGAAAGCTATGACGTTCTCTACACCGCCGATGACAAGCGGGACCTTTACGCAGATTATATATTCTGCGGCAAGGCCGGTTTCCCGTCCTTAAAGCAGCAGATAGAGGAAGCCACCGCCAGGTCAATTGCAGCCGGTACATTTATTCCTCCGTTCCCGGGAGCAACCGATCTGTGGGCCGCTATCATCCTGGAAACCGGTCTGAAACAGGGTAATTTCATTCCGCCGTACAACTGGGCAGCCTGGAACTACGGTTCCGGCGAGGCCGACGGCTTTTTCTTCCCGCAGTTCTATTTAGCCCACAATCATGATGATTACAAAGTCACGAACAACGGCGTCTATCCGGGCGGCCAGTTGATATTTATCGAGACCGACTACCCCGGATCAAATTACAAGGCAACTCCGCCCATAGTAAAGGAACGGCCCCATGTCTGCCCGAAAAAGCCGATACCATGA
- the SodA gene encoding superoxide dismutase, whose amino-acid sequence MQYPMVPPGGHRLPPLPYPYNALEPVISPATLRFHHDYHHKSYVEGLNKAELNLAEARQKRDFSLIKHWERELAFHGSGHILHSIYWTVMAPAGSGGQPGALTQNLITAYFDGLPSFQEQFSEAAINVEASGWAMLVWQPAWNRLEILNSEKHQNLTQWGGIPILVIDAWEHAYYLDYQNRRADYVKAWWQLVNWYEVERRLLLASQAHMPLTI is encoded by the coding sequence ATGCAATATCCGATGGTGCCGCCGGGCGGCCACAGGCTGCCGCCATTGCCCTACCCGTACAATGCACTCGAACCTGTAATCAGCCCGGCAACATTGAGGTTTCACCACGATTACCACCATAAATCTTACGTTGAAGGCCTGAACAAAGCCGAGCTGAATCTGGCAGAGGCGCGCCAGAAGAGGGATTTTTCGCTGATAAAGCACTGGGAGCGCGAACTTGCCTTCCACGGCTCCGGGCACATACTGCACAGCATTTACTGGACCGTCATGGCGCCCGCCGGCAGCGGCGGGCAGCCCGGGGCCCTTACGCAAAATTTAATAACCGCATATTTCGACGGCCTGCCTTCCTTTCAGGAGCAGTTCAGCGAGGCGGCAATAAACGTGGAAGCTTCCGGCTGGGCAATGCTGGTTTGGCAGCCCGCCTGGAACCGCCTTGAAATATTAAACTCCGAGAAGCATCAGAACCTGACTCAATGGGGCGGCATTCCCATCCTGGTAATAGACGCGTGGGAACATGCCTACTACCTGGACTACCAAAACCGCCGGGCAGATTACGTTAAAGCCTGGTGGCAACTGGTCAACTGGTACGAAGTTGAAAGAAGGCTTCTTCTGGCATCACAGGCGCACATGCCGCTGACAATTTAA
- the CaiA gene encoding acyl-CoA dehydrogenases — MLKFSEQQELVRKAARDFAENEIAPLAQKFDEEDICPVELFKETARLGFNGVFVPAEYGGAGLGCTEMAIILEETGRYSAGFAVSLVAHYMGTYAIMTWGTEEQKRKYLPALCSGSFGGFSLTEPGGGSDFSGQKTSARLADGKWVLNGRKCFITNSHCMDVNVVTARTGEDAEGRPQISVFIIEGNAPGHAPGRKEKKAGLRGSCTGDIVLNNVQLPQSCLLGKPGEGIKIALGTLSGMGRCGTAAVALGILRGCLEESVKFARNRVIYGKPLSKLTNIQFIIAQNRTDYEAARLMTYNAAGMRDAGMPCGAEMSMAKFFASEAAVNAARRTMELMGGYGVITDYPVSRYLRDAVSAIPACGTSHIMQIIIAENELKK, encoded by the coding sequence ATGTTAAAGTTTTCTGAGCAGCAGGAACTGGTAAGAAAAGCGGCCAGGGACTTCGCCGAGAATGAAATTGCGCCTTTAGCGCAAAAATTTGACGAAGAGGATATCTGCCCGGTCGAGCTGTTCAAAGAAACGGCCCGGCTCGGTTTCAACGGCGTTTTTGTACCTGCGGAGTATGGCGGGGCAGGCCTGGGCTGTACCGAAATGGCCATTATCCTCGAGGAGACAGGCCGTTACTCCGCAGGTTTTGCCGTAAGCCTGGTAGCCCACTACATGGGTACCTACGCCATCATGACCTGGGGAACTGAAGAGCAAAAACGAAAATACCTCCCGGCGCTATGTTCAGGCTCTTTCGGAGGCTTTTCACTGACCGAGCCGGGGGGAGGCTCGGACTTCTCCGGCCAAAAAACCAGCGCAAGGCTGGCCGACGGTAAATGGGTCTTAAACGGCCGCAAATGCTTTATCACCAACTCGCACTGCATGGATGTCAACGTGGTAACGGCCCGCACCGGGGAAGACGCCGAAGGGCGCCCTCAAATATCGGTTTTCATCATTGAAGGAAACGCTCCCGGCCATGCTCCCGGGCGTAAAGAAAAAAAGGCCGGCTTAAGGGGTTCCTGCACCGGAGATATCGTTTTAAACAACGTGCAACTGCCGCAAAGCTGCCTGCTCGGTAAACCCGGCGAAGGCATTAAAATTGCCCTCGGCACTTTGAGCGGGATGGGCAGGTGCGGGACGGCGGCCGTTGCGCTGGGCATCCTGCGGGGATGCCTGGAGGAGTCGGTAAAATTTGCCAGAAACCGGGTAATTTACGGGAAACCTCTCTCCAAACTGACAAACATCCAGTTCATCATTGCCCAAAACCGCACCGACTACGAGGCGGCCAGACTGATGACCTACAACGCCGCCGGCATGAGGGACGCCGGCATGCCGTGCGGCGCAGAAATGTCGATGGCTAAGTTTTTTGCTTCCGAAGCCGCCGTCAACGCGGCAAGGCGGACCATGGAACTGATGGGAGGTTACGGTGTGATTACCGACTACCCGGTCAGCCGCTACCTGCGGGATGCGGTGTCAGCCATTCCGGCCTGTGGAACTTCACATATAATGCAAATAATTATTGCTGAAAACGAACTGAAAAAATAA
- the FixA gene encoding electron transfer flavoprotein, beta subunit, whose protein sequence is MNIAVCLKPVPDPRHYGKLTINPETKLLERGVAPMVINPADRHAVETALRLKEQHGGKVVLVSMAPPEAGTTLKEGLAMGADEAYLLSDRAFAGSDTLATARVLTAGLKKIGSFDLILAGSASADSGTSHMPSQLGELLGLPHLNCLIDLSLESSILKMKAKTEYGYVEYEGCLPMVLGVAREINKPRYISLMGIVAAGNKPLITWSLHDLGLSPDDAGLAGSPTRPGELHRPEHRRKVQMLEGGAGDAAVEILAILRAAGVLS, encoded by the coding sequence ATGAACATAGCAGTATGCCTTAAACCGGTTCCCGATCCCAGACACTACGGCAAATTAACCATTAACCCGGAAACAAAACTGCTCGAGCGCGGAGTGGCTCCGATGGTAATAAACCCTGCCGACCGGCACGCCGTTGAAACGGCCCTGCGGTTAAAGGAGCAGCACGGCGGGAAAGTCGTGCTGGTCAGCATGGCCCCTCCGGAAGCCGGGACAACGCTGAAAGAAGGGTTGGCCATGGGCGCCGACGAAGCCTACCTTTTAAGCGACCGGGCTTTTGCCGGTTCCGACACGCTTGCCACGGCGCGGGTCCTGACCGCCGGCCTGAAAAAAATCGGCAGCTTTGATTTAATCCTGGCCGGCTCTGCAAGCGCCGACAGCGGGACAAGCCACATGCCTTCCCAGCTTGGCGAGCTATTGGGGCTGCCCCACCTGAACTGCCTTATCGATTTAAGCCTGGAGTCCTCCATTTTAAAAATGAAAGCAAAAACCGAATACGGTTACGTCGAATACGAAGGGTGCCTGCCAATGGTCCTGGGCGTTGCCAGGGAAATAAACAAGCCGCGCTATATTTCGCTGATGGGGATTGTTGCGGCCGGAAACAAGCCGCTTATAACCTGGAGCCTGCACGACCTGGGGTTAAGCCCCGACGACGCCGGCCTGGCCGGCTCGCCTACCAGGCCGGGAGAGCTGCACAGGCCGGAGCATAGAAGAAAAGTGCAGATGCTTGAAGGCGGGGCCGGCGATGCAGCCGTAGAAATCTTAGCAATCCTGCGCGCCGCGGGCGTGCTTTCTTAA